A part of Aegilops tauschii subsp. strangulata cultivar AL8/78 chromosome 2, Aet v6.0, whole genome shotgun sequence genomic DNA contains:
- the LOC109775339 gene encoding copper chaperone for superoxide dismutase, chloroplastic isoform X2, with product MVDMKCEGCVTAVKNRLQTLEGIQNIEVDLNNQVVRVRGSLPVKIMLDALHQTGRDARLIGQGNPDDFLVSAAVAEFKGPVIFGVVRLAQVNMELARIEATFSGLSPGKHGWSINEFGDLTKGAESTGKVYNPQDYLSDKPLGDLGTLEAGENGEAQFSGSKEKLKVVDLIGRSIALYATEDRSDPGIAAAVVARSAGVGENYKKLCTCDGVTIWESS from the exons ATGGTGGACATGAAATGTGAGGGCTGTGTCACAGCAGTGAAAAACAGGCTTCAAACACTTGAAG GAATACAAAACATCGAAGTGGATTTGAATAACCAAGTAGTTAGAGTTCGTGGGTCTCTCCCAGTGAAGATAATGTTGGATGCTCTGCATCAAACAGGACGAGATGCACGTCTGATTGGGCAAGGGAACCCAGATG ATTTCCTAGTTTCTGCTGCCGTGGCTGAGTTCAAAGGGCCAGTTATATTTGGTGTTGTTCGTCTAGCCCAAGTTAACATGGAATTGGCTAGAATTGAGGCTACTTTTAGTGGTCTATCACCTGGTAAACATGGATGGTCAATAAATGAATTTGGGGATTTGACAAAAGGTGCAGAAAGTACTGGCAAAGTATACAATCCACAGGATTATCTATCTGATAAG CCCCTTGGTGACCTGGGAACACTAGAAGCTGGAGAAAACGGAGAAGCCCAGTTTTCAGGATCAAAAGAGAAACTGAAAGTTGTCGACTTGATCGGTCGCTCTATTGCGCTGTATGCAACCGAGGACAGATCAGACCCAGGCATTGCAGCTGCCGTGGTCGCGAGAAGTGCGGGCGTTGGGGAGAACTACAAGAAACTCTGCACATGCGATGGTGTCACAATTTGGGAATCGAGCTAA
- the LOC109775338 gene encoding subtilisin-like protease SBT1.3 produces MRPEAATAFYYRSSVSLFSGSAPCSSSTPPQLTTPWAAGAFISSKQSSPYSLSSHSRPRLFAMDLRGERWTAPSLCLVLVLLQASISACAGAPKTYIVHMAASEKPSSFDFHHEWYASTVKSVSSAQIEAEEEEDAYARIVYNYETAIHGFAARLDEDEAERMAEAAGVLAVLPETVLQLHTTRSPDFLGIGPEVSNRIWASGLADHDVVVGVLDTGIWPESPSFSDKGLGPVPSKWKGLCQTGRGFTTADCNRKIIGARIFYSGYEASSGPINETTELKSPRDQDGHGTHTAATAAGSPVPDAGLFGYARGVARGMAPRARVAAYKVCWTGGCFSSDILAAVDRAVSDGVDVLSISLGGGASPYYRDSLSIASFGAMQMGVFIACSAGNAGPDPISLTNLSPWITTVGASTMDRDFPATVTFGNGANITGVSLYKGRKNLSPRQQYPVVYMGGNSSIPNPRSMCLEGTLEPNAVAGKIVICDRGISPRVQKGQVVKEAGGIGMILANTAANGEELVADSHLLPAVAVGESEGVAAKKYTRTAPKPTGTLSFAGTKLGIRPSPVVAAFSSRGPNYLTLEILKPDLIAPGVNILAAWSGDASPSSLASDRRRVGFNILSGTSMSCPHVAGVAALLKASHPDWSPAQIKSALMTTAYVHDNTYHVLKDAATGDASTPFEHGAGHIHPVRALNPGLVYDIGQNEYLEFLCTQNLTRTQLKGFTKNSNMTCKGSFSSPGDLNYPAISAVFSDQPATPLMVRRTVTNVGPPSSTYHVKVTKFKGADVVVEPSTLHFSSANQKLAYKVTLRTKAAQKTPEYGALSWSDGVHVVRSPLVLTWLPPM; encoded by the coding sequence ATGCGGCCAGAAGCAGCCACCGCATTTTATTACCGCTCTTCAGTCTCACTGTTCAGCGGTTCAGCCCCCTGCTCCTCTTCAACTCCCCCACAGCTCACCACCCCGTGGGCTGCTGGAGCGTTCATAAGCAGCAAGCAGAGCTCTCCATACTCGCTCTCCTCTCACTCTCGGCCTCGCCTCTTCGCCATGGATCTTCGCGGCGAGAGATGGACGGCTCCGTCGCTGTGCCTGGTGCTCGTGCTTCTCCAAGCGAGCATTTCTGCCTGCGCGGGAGCCCCGAAGACTTACATCGTCCACATGGCCGCGTCGGAGAAGCCCAGCTCGTTCGATTTTCACCACGAGTGGTACGCCTCCACGGTCAAGTCCGTGAGCTCTGCGCAGATTGaagctgaggaggaggaggatgcttACGCGAGGATCGTCTACAACTACGAGACGGCCATCCATGGCTTCGCGGCTCGCCTCGACGAGGACGAGGCTGAGCGGATGGCCGAGGCGGCCGGCGTGCTGGCCGTGCTCCCGGAGACGGTCCTGCAGCTGCACACCACCAGGAGCCCCGACTTCCTGGGCATTGGCCCGGAGGTCAGCAACAGAATCTGGGCCTCCGGCCTCGCCGACCACGACGTCGTCGTCGGCGTGCTCGACACCGGCATATGGCCCGAGAGCCCCAGCTTCAGCGACAAGGGGCTCGGCCCCGTGCCGTCCAAGTGGAAAGGCCTGTGCCAGACCGGCCGCGGCTTCACCACGGCCGACTGCAACCGCAAGATCATCGGCGCGCGCATCTTCTACAGCGGCTACGAGGCCTCCTCGGGCCCCATCAACGAGACCACCGAGCTCAAGTCCCCGCGCGACCAGGACGGCCACGGCACGCacaccgccgccaccgccgcgggCTCGCCCGTGCCGGACGCCGGCCTCTTCGGCTACGCGCGCGGCGTCGCCCGCGGCATGGCGCCCCGCGCCCGCGTCGCCGCGTACAAGGTGTGCTGGACCGGCGGCTGCTTCAGCTCCGACATCCTCGCGGCCGTCGACCGCGCCGTGTCGGACGGCGTCGACGTGCTCTCCAtctccctcggcggcggcgcCTCCCCTTACTACCGCGACAGCCTGTCAATCGCGTCGTTTGGGGCCATGCAGATGGGCGTGTTCATCGCCTGCTCGGCCGGCAACGCCGGCCCGGACCCGATAAGCCTCACGAACCTGTCGCCGTGGATCACCACGGTGGGCGCGAGCACCATGGACCGTGACTTCCCGGCAACAGTGACGTTTGGCAACGGCGCCAACATCACCGGCGTCTCGCTTTACAAGGGCAGGAAGAACCTTTCGCCTCGGCAGCAGTATCCGGTGGTCTACATGGGCGGCAACTCGAGCATCCCGAACCCCAGGTCCATGTGCCTCGAGGGGACACTGGAGCCCAACGCCGTCGCCGGAAAGATCGTGATATGCGACCGCGGCATCAGTCCTCGGGTGCAGAAGGGTCAGGTTGTCAAGGAAGCAGGAGGCATCGGCATGATCCTCGCCAACACCGCAGCGAACGGCGAGGAGCTCGTCGCCGACAGCCACCTCCTGCCAGCCGTGGCCGTTGGGGAATCCGAAGGCGTCGCGGCAAAGAAGTACACCAGGACGGCCCCAAAGCCGACGGGGACACTCAGCTTCGCCGGAACCAAGCTCGGCATCCGGCCGTCGCCGGTGGTCGCCGCGTTCTCTTCCCGGGGGCCAAACTACCTGACTCTGGAGATCCTCAAGCCGGACCTCATCGCGCCCGGCGTGAACATCCTGGCCGCATGGAGCGGCGACGCCAGCCCGTCGAGCCTGGCCAGCGACCGCCGCCGCGTCGGGTTCAACATCCTGTCGGGGACGTCCATGTCGTGCCCGCACGTCGCCGGCGTGGCCGCGCTGCTCAAGGCAAGCCACCCGGACTGGAGCCCAGCGCAGATCAAGTCGGCGCTGATGACCACCGCCTACGTCCACGACAACACCTACCACGTGCTCAAGGACGCGGCGACCGGCGACGCGTCCACGCCGTTCGAGCACGGGGCCGGCCACATACACCCGGTGCGAGCGCTCAACCCGGGCCTGGTCTACGACATTGGGCAGAACGAGTACCTAGAGTTCCTCTGCACGCAGAACCTGACGCGGACGCAGCTCAAGGGCTTCACCAAGAACTCCAACATGACATGCAAGGGCAGCTTCAGCTCGCCCGGCGACCTCAACTACCCGGCCatctccgccgtcttcagcgatCAGCCGGCCACCCCGCTGATGGTGCGCCGCACCGTGACGAACGTCGGTCCTCCGTCGTCGACGTACCATGTCAAGGTCACAAAGTTCAAAGGCGCGGACGTCGTCGTCGAGCCGAGCACCCTGCACTTCAGCAGCGCAAACCAGAAGCTCGCCTACAAGGTTACACTGAGGACCAAGGCCGCTCAGAAGACACCCGAGTACGGTGCCCTGTCATGGAGCGACGGCGTTCACGTAGTCCGGAGCCCCCTGGTCCTCACATGGCTGCCGCCGATGTGA